The Tautonia marina genomic interval GCGTAAGCCCGACCGACCCGACGCCGTACGGCCGGGTCCTTGGCGATCATCGTTCGGAGGGGTCGAGGCGACGGCGGGTTCGCGTGGGGATCGGGCATCCGGCGTCAGTCCTCGTCCGATCCCTCGACGTCGTCCTCATCAACGATCGCCTCGTCAAGTTGTTCGGCCAGGTGGTGAAGCTGGCGGCAAACGCGATCCAGGCGAGCCTGCATTTGGAGGATCGCCTCGATTCCGGCCAGGTTGATTCCCGCGTCTCGGTGGAGGCTGACCACGGTCCAGAGGCGACGGACATCCGACGGGGAATAGCCCTCAACCTCTCCGGAGCGAATCACCTGGACCAGTCCCCGACGTTCGTAGGCCAGCAACCGCCGGGTCGAGATCGCCAGGTGGTGAGCGACGTGATCACGAGGGAGGATCGTCGGGTTCATCGGCGAGGGTTCCGACAAGAACAGCCTTGAGACGATCGAAGGACCCGATTACCAGAGTCCCTGGCGAGGGTCCGACGGATTGCGGGAGGCGAACTGCTCGATCAATTGGCGGCTTTCCTCGTCCACCGATTTGGGCACGACCACCTTGAGGACCGCAAACAGATCGCCGGCGGGCCGTTCCCCCCGAGCAGGAACCCCCTGTCCTTTGAGGCGAAGTTTCTGGCCGCTGGAGCTTCCCGGAGGAATCGTCAAGGTTTTGACCCCCGAGAGGGTCGGGCAATCGACCCGAGCCCCGAGGATTGCCTCGTTGACCGAGATCGGCAGGTCCACCAGCAGATCACGCCCATCACGGCGGAAATAGCGGTGCGGGTCGACGTGGACCGTGATGACCAAAGAGCCGGGCGGGCCACCACCTGTCCCCGGATTTCCCTTGCCGCGCAGGCGGATCTTGGCGCCATCCTCAATTCCCGGCGGAATCTTCACGGTCAAGGTTTCGGTCGCGCCGTCGGGCCGGGCAATCACGATCGGCTGTTCGCCACCGGTTACGGCCGTGAGGAACGGAATCCGCAGGGAGGACTCGACATCCCCGCCCCCACGGTGTCCCCCTCGGCCGGCGCGACGACCACCGCGGACTCGACCGAGAATTTCCTCGAAGATGCCGCCACCGACGTCAAAATCCTCGGCCCCTCCGGGAGCGGTTCTTCCTCCCGCGGCGGTACCGAAGAACTGCGAAAAGTCGACATTCTCAAAGCCTGGCCCCTGACGAGCCGACCACTCGGCCCCACCGGCTCGAGGTCCGGCCGCGCCAGCCCCCTCGAAGGCGGCCTTGCCGTACAGGTCGTAGAGCTTCCGCTTCTCGGGATCGCTCAGGACGTCGTACGCCTCTTGAAGCTCTTTAAAACGCTTCTCGGCCGCCGGTTTATCGTCGGGGTTCAGGTCAGGGTGATGCTTGCGAGCCAGGGAGCGGTAAGCGCGTTTGAGATCCTCGGCGGAGGCTCCCCGGTCCAGGCCCAGCACCTCGTAAAAGTCGCGTTCGGGCATCGCGATGGCGACCCTTTCCGGCCAGATCGGGGCACAGCAAGACGCTCTCGCTCGTGGAGACCTTACTCATCATAAGAGGACTCGACATTGCGTTTCAAGCGAGGTCACGATTCGTCGGCACCCGAGTCTCGCCCCAGGATTGACCTTCGTCTAGAATGTTGTACCGATTTCCAGCCATTTTCGGGAATGAGCAGTCCGGGATTCGAGTCTCGCATGACCCCTCGCCAACTGGTGGTGATTTCTGAACGCCGAAGCACCTGGGCCACACAGCTCCGAGCCCGGCTCCAGAATCGCCCGGTCATCTGGCGAGAAACGCGAGGGACGAATGACCTGCTCGCCGCGGTCGAGGGCTGGCCGTGCCCGATCGTGGTGCTCGACCTCGGAACCCAACCCCGGGACGCCCTGGAGCGGCTGGTTCGTCTTTCCGTGCTCGCCCCTTCATCCCTGGTCCTGGTGCTCGATCGACTCTGTCATCCGGATCTTCACGAGCTTGCCCGGTCGATGGGAGCCACGCGGGTCTGGTCGGGGTTTGCTCCTCCTCCGAGGGTCGCCGAGGTGATCGACGGATGGCTCCCCCTGGCCCGAAACCGGACCTCTCAGGCTGGCCGCGCGGCACTCCCCCAACCCGAACCCGACCCGAGCGATCCGATGGCTCTGCTTGAGCTCTGATTCCGAATTGCCCGGCAACGTTACCCAGAAACTTGCCTCACACCGTTTGATCTCGTCTTGCGCACACCCCGCCTTCTGGTTCCCTTTTTGCTTCGAGAGGATTCGCCCGATGTCCGCTTCTCACCCTGCCGGACTGACCGAACAGGACGTCTTGCTCGCCCTGAAAGGAGTCCAGGACCCGGACCTCAAGCGCGACCTGGTCGACCTCGGGATGATCAAGGACATCCGGATCACCGATCAGCTCCTTGAACTGACGGTCAATCTGACCACTCCGGCCTGCCCCCTGAAGGGAAAGATCGAGGCCGACGTCCGCGAGGCGATCGGCCGGAACCTCGGCAACGCCCGACAACTCCGTGTCAACATGACCGCCGACGTTCGGGGCAAGGGAGTGATCGAGAAGGGGGACATCCCCGGCGTTCGCAACGTCATCGCCGTGGGATCGGGCAAGGGGGGGGTCGGCAAATCCACGCTTGCCGCCTCGCTCGCCTATGGCTTGCAACACTATGGGTCGAAGGTCGGCCTGATGGACGCCGATGTCTACGGTCCATCGGTTCCTCATCTCGTCGGTGCCTCGGGCCGACCGATGGCCAAGGGAGAACGCATTCAGCCCATTGAGGCGAACGGTCTCAAGCTCATGTCGATCGGCTTCCTGGTGAAGCCCGAGCAGGCGGTCATCATGCGAGGCCCGATGCTGCACGGCATCGTCAACCAGTTCCTCCATCAGGTGGACTGGGGAGAGCTGGATTACCTCGTCATCGACCTGCCGCCCGGCACTGGGGACGTGCCGCTCACCCTCTCGCAGACGCTTCCCCTGACCGGCGCGGTGGTCGTCTGCACCCCGCAAGAGGTGGCCTTGCTCGATGCGACCCGGGCCGTCGCCATGTTCCGACAGCTCAAGGTTCCCTTGCTCGGCATGGTCGAGAACATGAGCTTCCTCGATCCTCCCGGCGGTGGCGATCGCATGTATCCGTTCGGCCACGGGGGAGCCCGTCGTCGGGCTGAGGAGCTGGACGTGCCGTTCCTGGGGGAAGTTCCGCTCGTCTTCGACATCCGAGAGAAAGGGGACGTTGGCCTCTTGCACGAAACTCTTGCCGAGGGCTCACCGTCGCGTCCCTACTTGCTTGGTGTCGTCGAGGCGCTCGCCCAGCAAATCAGCATCCGCAACCTCAAGGCTCCGAAGATGCCGACATTGGAAATCATCAGCTAAACGTTCCGCGCCCTTCAAGACCGCCTCGGAGGCGGCTCGTACCGGTTCAACGCCTTGAGGGCCGGAGGGGGAATGCTCCCTCCGGCCCTCATGATGTTGAGCCGTTCGTCAAGCCACGATCCTCCTGGTTCAGAAGGCGATCGGTCCGTCCTGTTCGACCGTGAAGGAAAGGCACGCCCGGAGATCGGCTTCGGTCAGCTCGGGGTAGTTCTTAAGAATGGCGTCCCAGCTCCAACCATCGACGATCAACGAGACAACTTGACCGGCCGTAATCCAGGTGCCTCGAACCACCGGAGACTCTTCCGAGACGTGATCGTCGAACACCAGGCGGTCTCGCCAGGGAAGTTCGTCGCCTTCGGTCGCAGGAGCAACCGGATGGTCATCGGTGAAGCTCGCGGACAGTTCGTTCTTGCTCGGCAGCGGGGTCATCGACGACGTGTCGCCGATGCGGCTGGACGACGGAGCCGGATGTCCCCATCCCTCGGCACGAGCCGATCGGGCCGTGATCAGAGCGTCGAGGGCGCGGTCGATCGACTGCTCGGCCTGGGCCACTTCCTCGGCTCTTGCGTTCAGGCCGTTTTCCCCGGCAACCAGTGTTCGTAATCGGGCCACGGCCAGGACGACGCGATCCGCCATCAACGATTCCACCAATCCGCTCGGTGCCAGCTCGGCCCGAAGCGCTTCGATCGTGTTCGAAAATTCCCGGTCGGTTCCACCCAGCACGCCAAGCGTGGCCGAGACGCTGCTCATTGCGGGAAACAAGGCGGTATCCATGTTGATCCTCTTTGATGTGAAATCCAAAGCAGTCGTTTGATTCGAGCTCGAAACCAGAAACGGAAAGCGAACCGCAAGCGTTTCATTCGAGAACGGAGACATGGCTGTGGGCTCCATCGCAGGGGTCGATCGTCGACCAGTTGCTTTCAGTGATCACCGTCGATCACCGGTTGCGTGTCTTACGAAAACAACATCGTTTTTTTGGGAAGCTCTAGTCACAAAAAGTTTGTGGACAGACGCCATAAAATGACAAGTTCCGGCCTAAGTTCTGATTGGGCAAGGAGTAAAAAAATTGTCCGGTTGCAGGAGGTCTTGCGCAACTAGGCAGAATGGTCTTCGTCGGCGCAAGCACAGACCCCGGACGGCATCGACCGGGGCCTGATCGGAGGAGGAAGATCGGGGGCTACGGCCCCAGGGACGGATCATCGGCCGCGCCGGAGGGCTCGACCGGGGGTGGCGCCGGTGGGCTCACCGTCGAAGAGGGCGAGCGTGCCGTTGACCAGGACGTGGCGAACCCCTTCGGCTTCGGTACGGCCGGCCTCGTAGGTCGAGTGATCGCAAATCGTCGCCGGGTCGAAGATTGCCAGGTCGGCGGCAAAGCCGGGGCGGACCAGGCCACGATCGGTCAGGCGATAGCGGCGCGCCGCATGGCTGGCGAGGTGAACGATCGCGGTTCCCCAGTCGTAATCCTTCTTCTCTCGGGTGTGATAACCGAGATAGCGGGCAAAGGCACCCCAGCCTCTCGGGTGGGGATGGCTGCCCCGGAAAATCCCATCAGACCCGGCCATGTGAGCGGGGTGGCGGAGGATGGTTCGAATATCCTCCTCAGTGCGATCGCCGGCCCGGGCGCCGAAAATTCCGACAGCCATCCCCGACCGGATCAAAAGGTCGCAGACCATGTCGCCGGGAGAGACCCCGGCCTGTCGAGCCGCCTCGACCAGGTTCATCCCCTCGGTCCACTGGTCGTCGGGGTTGGCGGTCATGGTGATGGTGATGGTGTCGAGCCCGTAGGTTAAGCCTCCGCTGAACCATTCGGAGTGCAACCGGGCTCGGATCTTGGGGTCGGCCAGGCGCTCGACGGTCGCCTCGATGCCCCCTTCCTGAACCCAGGGGGGCAGGGCGATCATGCCGAGGATGGTGCTGCCCACCAGGTACGGGTAACTATCGAAGGTCAGGTCGATTCCCTCGGCTCGGGTCTGATCGACGAGCCCGAGCAGCAATTCGGCAGGGCCGTTGTAGTGGGAGATATGC includes:
- a CDS encoding MerR family transcriptional regulator, with the protein product MNPTILPRDHVAHHLAISTRRLLAYERRGLVQVIRSGEVEGYSPSDVRRLWTVVSLHRDAGINLAGIEAILQMQARLDRVCRQLHHLAEQLDEAIVDEDDVEGSDED
- a CDS encoding DnaJ C-terminal domain-containing protein gives rise to the protein MPERDFYEVLGLDRGASAEDLKRAYRSLARKHHPDLNPDDKPAAEKRFKELQEAYDVLSDPEKRKLYDLYGKAAFEGAGAAGPRAGGAEWSARQGPGFENVDFSQFFGTAAGGRTAPGGAEDFDVGGGIFEEILGRVRGGRRAGRGGHRGGGDVESSLRIPFLTAVTGGEQPIVIARPDGATETLTVKIPPGIEDGAKIRLRGKGNPGTGGGPPGSLVITVHVDPHRYFRRDGRDLLVDLPISVNEAILGARVDCPTLSGVKTLTIPPGSSSGQKLRLKGQGVPARGERPAGDLFAVLKVVVPKSVDEESRQLIEQFASRNPSDPRQGLW
- a CDS encoding Mrp/NBP35 family ATP-binding protein, giving the protein MSASHPAGLTEQDVLLALKGVQDPDLKRDLVDLGMIKDIRITDQLLELTVNLTTPACPLKGKIEADVREAIGRNLGNARQLRVNMTADVRGKGVIEKGDIPGVRNVIAVGSGKGGVGKSTLAASLAYGLQHYGSKVGLMDADVYGPSVPHLVGASGRPMAKGERIQPIEANGLKLMSIGFLVKPEQAVIMRGPMLHGIVNQFLHQVDWGELDYLVIDLPPGTGDVPLTLSQTLPLTGAVVVCTPQEVALLDATRAVAMFRQLKVPLLGMVENMSFLDPPGGGDRMYPFGHGGARRRAEELDVPFLGEVPLVFDIREKGDVGLLHETLAEGSPSRPYLLGVVEALAQQISIRNLKAPKMPTLEIIS
- a CDS encoding DUF433 domain-containing protein encodes the protein MDTALFPAMSSVSATLGVLGGTDREFSNTIEALRAELAPSGLVESLMADRVVLAVARLRTLVAGENGLNARAEEVAQAEQSIDRALDALITARSARAEGWGHPAPSSSRIGDTSSMTPLPSKNELSASFTDDHPVAPATEGDELPWRDRLVFDDHVSEESPVVRGTWITAGQVVSLIVDGWSWDAILKNYPELTEADLRACLSFTVEQDGPIAF
- a CDS encoding N-acyl-D-amino-acid deacylase family protein codes for the protein MRFDLVIRGGMVVDGTGAPPFRADVGLLDTSIAEVGRLDQAEAGQVIDATGLYVVPGFIDAHVHGDLMLLADPVHRAALKQGVTTYIIGQDGSAFAPASPKTLDYMRRYTAGFNGNPDWITYDWNTVAEYLARFNQTTALNVAYLIPNGNVRMEVMGLDTRAATDDELKAMRQLVREGMEAGAVGVSSGLDYIPSRYADVREIVALCEEIAPLDGVYVSHIRGYGPRAPEGVAEIAEVGRQSGAAVHISHYNGPAELLLGLVDQTRAEGIDLTFDSYPYLVGSTILGMIALPPWVQEGGIEATVERLADPKIRARLHSEWFSGGLTYGLDTITITMTANPDDQWTEGMNLVEAARQAGVSPGDMVCDLLIRSGMAVGIFGARAGDRTEEDIRTILRHPAHMAGSDGIFRGSHPHPRGWGAFARYLGYHTREKKDYDWGTAIVHLASHAARRYRLTDRGLVRPGFAADLAIFDPATICDHSTYEAGRTEAEGVRHVLVNGTLALFDGEPTGATPGRALRRGR